A stretch of Bacillaceae bacterium S4-13-56 DNA encodes these proteins:
- a CDS encoding patatin-like phospholipase family protein, protein MRLKIDCVFSGGGMKALAFIGAIEVLEEKNYEFIRTAGTSAGAITAALVSAGYKSNQLKSILKELDEKTILDKSLIDRLFPFPRWLAFYFRMGLYKGNTLEEWLESHLSAKGVHTFEDLPDGTLKVVASDLTSGEIIVIPDDLPKYGIDPGSFSVARAVRMSAGIPYFFIPEKLIEPTKDKHVIVDGGLLSSFPLWVFEKEDQRRKRPIVGMKLSKTLYKPIEKKINNSFDMLQALFSTMLSAHDNLYINKSDAKDIIFIPVPEYSITDFNLSSEDRKQLIQIGRDHAELFLKNWNS, encoded by the coding sequence ATGAGATTGAAAATTGATTGTGTATTTTCAGGTGGTGGAATGAAAGCCCTAGCATTTATAGGTGCAATAGAAGTTCTAGAAGAAAAGAATTACGAATTTATTCGTACAGCAGGTACTTCAGCTGGCGCAATTACGGCAGCTTTAGTTTCTGCGGGATATAAAAGCAACCAACTCAAAAGTATATTAAAAGAGTTAGATGAAAAAACGATTCTAGATAAATCGTTAATTGATCGCCTCTTTCCGTTTCCAAGATGGTTAGCTTTTTATTTTCGAATGGGATTATATAAAGGAAATACATTAGAAGAATGGTTGGAATCACATCTTTCGGCAAAAGGAGTTCATACCTTTGAAGATTTACCCGACGGGACATTAAAAGTGGTGGCCTCAGATTTGACTTCAGGGGAAATAATAGTTATTCCAGATGATCTTCCGAAGTATGGAATTGATCCAGGTTCATTTTCTGTTGCTCGTGCTGTTCGAATGAGTGCTGGAATCCCATATTTTTTCATACCAGAAAAATTAATTGAACCTACAAAAGATAAGCATGTAATTGTTGATGGTGGACTTCTTAGTAGTTTTCCACTCTGGGTGTTTGAAAAAGAGGATCAGCGAAGGAAGCGTCCTATTGTTGGAATGAAGCTTAGTAAAACTCTCTATAAACCTATAGAGAAGAAAATTAACAATTCTTTTGATATGTTACAGGCGTTATTCTCTACAATGCTAAGCGCACATGACAATCTATATATTAATAAGTCCGATGCTAAAGACATAATCTTTATACCTGTACCCGAATACTCAATCACAGATTTTAACCTTTCTTCAGAGGATCGAAAACAACTCATACAAATTGGCAGGGATCATGCCGAGCTCTTCCTCAAAAACTGGAACAGTTAA